The proteins below come from a single Acidovorax sp. NCPPB 4044 genomic window:
- a CDS encoding LysR family transcriptional regulator: MTSNATARDALTPDTLAMLQVIAETGSFAAAARQLGLVPSALTYRVRQIEEALDVLLFDRSARQARPTAAGSELLREGARLLEEVEAVAHRVRRVATGWEPQLTIAADGVISPTTLLELVEAFYAQSPPTRLKLRDDILTGTLEALTSGRADLAIGVAVNASNAAGLQGAAMGDLLFLFTVAPHHPLATAPEPLTDTVLRQHRAIAVADSAQRGGVTMGLLGGQDVLTVDSMQTKLQAQLRGLGAGFLPEPMVRPYVDAGRLVVRDVARPARRVRLHYAWGGAGHAPPGRALQWWLQQLESPATRAALLENHHPF, encoded by the coding sequence ATGACCTCGAACGCCACCGCCCGCGACGCCCTGACGCCCGACACCCTGGCCATGCTGCAGGTGATCGCGGAAACCGGTAGTTTCGCGGCGGCCGCCCGGCAGCTCGGGCTGGTGCCCAGCGCCCTGACCTACCGGGTGCGCCAGATCGAGGAAGCGCTCGACGTGCTGCTGTTCGACCGCAGCGCGCGCCAGGCGCGCCCCACCGCCGCCGGCAGCGAACTCCTGCGCGAGGGCGCGCGCCTGCTCGAAGAGGTGGAGGCCGTCGCGCACCGGGTGCGCCGGGTCGCCACGGGCTGGGAGCCGCAGCTCACCATCGCCGCCGACGGCGTGATCTCTCCCACCACGCTGCTGGAGCTGGTCGAGGCGTTCTATGCCCAGTCGCCCCCGACGCGGCTCAAGCTGCGCGACGACATCCTCACGGGCACGCTCGAAGCGCTCACCAGCGGCCGCGCGGACCTCGCGATCGGCGTGGCCGTGAACGCATCCAACGCGGCAGGACTGCAGGGTGCGGCGATGGGCGACCTGCTCTTCCTGTTCACTGTGGCGCCCCACCACCCGCTGGCGACCGCGCCCGAGCCGCTCACCGACACGGTCCTGCGCCAGCACCGCGCCATCGCCGTGGCGGATTCGGCGCAGCGCGGCGGTGTCACCATGGGCCTGCTGGGTGGGCAGGACGTGCTGACCGTGGACAGCATGCAGACCAAGCTGCAGGCCCAGTTGCGCGGCCTGGGCGCGGGCTTCCTGCCCGAGCCGATGGTGCGGCCCTACGTGGACGCGGGGCGCCTGGTCGTGCGCGATGTGGCGCGCCCCGCCCGGCGCGTGCGCCTGCACTACGCATGGGGCGGCGCGGGCCATGCGCCGCCCGGCCGCGCGCTGCAGTGGTGGCTGCAGCAGCTCGAAAGCCCGGCCACGCGCGCCGCGCTGCTCGAAAACCACCACCCTTTCTGA
- a CDS encoding pirin family protein codes for MLTVRKSCDRGHADHGWLRSLHSFSFAGYRDARYMGFGNLRVLNEDRIAPGAGLGLHSHRDVEILSYVLSGVLACRDCGGRVQSIPAGHVQRICAGTGVTYAEFNQAPDQPAHYLQIWLEPGCRGAVPECAQVPGPALQEAGLLHLLAAPAAPPGALALHADARVYAGRFDGADAAALALDPARKCYVHMVRGTLQANGRALSGGDAVFIEHETHLDLRHGQGAEVLVLDLAA; via the coding sequence ATGCTGACTGTCCGCAAATCGTGCGACCGGGGCCACGCCGACCACGGCTGGCTGCGATCGCTCCACAGCTTCTCCTTCGCCGGTTACCGCGACGCGCGGTACATGGGCTTCGGCAACCTGCGGGTGCTGAACGAAGACCGCATCGCCCCCGGCGCGGGCCTGGGCCTGCACAGCCACCGCGACGTCGAGATCCTGAGCTACGTGCTGTCGGGCGTGCTCGCCTGCCGCGACTGCGGCGGCCGGGTCCAGTCGATTCCCGCGGGCCATGTGCAGCGTATCTGCGCGGGCACCGGCGTCACCTACGCGGAGTTCAACCAGGCCCCGGACCAGCCCGCGCACTACCTGCAGATCTGGCTGGAGCCGGGCTGCCGGGGCGCCGTGCCCGAATGCGCACAGGTGCCGGGCCCCGCGCTGCAGGAAGCCGGTCTGCTGCACCTGCTGGCGGCGCCGGCGGCCCCGCCAGGGGCGCTCGCGCTCCATGCGGATGCCCGCGTCTATGCGGGCCGGTTCGACGGGGCGGATGCTGCCGCGCTGGCGCTCGACCCGGCCCGGAAATGCTATGTGCACATGGTGCGCGGCACCCTGCAGGCCAATGGCCGCGCGCTGTCGGGCGGCGATGCGGTGTTCATCGAGCATGAAACCCATCTGGACCTGCGCCACGGCCAGGGTGCCGAGGTGCTGGTGCTCGATCTCGCCGCCTGA
- a CDS encoding flavodoxin family protein: MANIAVVYHSGYGHTQRLAQAVAEGANAQLVAIDADGNLPEGGWDTLAAADGIIFGTPTYMGGPSWQFKKFADASSKAWFGRAWQDKVFGGFTNSASLNGDKQVSLIALQTLASQHGGIWVSLGMLPSNAKAATRNDVNNLGGSVGVLAQSPSDASVQEMLPGDLETGRAYGARVAQIAQRLRG; encoded by the coding sequence ATGGCAAACATCGCAGTCGTCTACCACTCGGGCTACGGCCACACCCAGCGCCTGGCCCAGGCCGTCGCCGAAGGCGCCAACGCGCAGCTCGTCGCCATCGACGCCGACGGCAACCTGCCCGAAGGCGGCTGGGACACCCTGGCCGCGGCGGACGGCATCATCTTCGGCACCCCCACGTACATGGGCGGCCCGAGCTGGCAGTTCAAGAAATTCGCCGACGCGTCGTCCAAGGCCTGGTTCGGCCGCGCCTGGCAGGACAAGGTCTTCGGCGGCTTCACCAACAGCGCCAGCCTGAACGGCGACAAGCAGGTGTCGCTGATCGCCCTGCAGACGCTGGCTTCGCAGCACGGCGGCATCTGGGTCAGCCTGGGCATGCTCCCCAGCAACGCCAAGGCCGCCACGCGCAACGACGTGAACAACCTCGGCGGCTCGGTGGGTGTGCTGGCCCAATCCCCCTCGGATGCCAGCGTGCAGGAGATGCTGCCGGGCGACCTCGAAACCGGCCGTGCCTACGGCGCCCGCGTGGCGCAGATTGCGCAGCGGCTGCGCGGCTGA
- a CDS encoding pirin family protein — translation MGTDAAPPDDNGAAAPPFLLLNGHAKDLGGGFHVRRLLPALQRRSIGPFVFFDHFGPVDVQPESEYDVRPHPHIGLATVTYLFDGAIMHRDSLGSAQEIAPGAINWMTAGRGIVHSERRPERLHGRSYVNHGIQLWAALPSEHGETAPSFVHTPADAIPEVHDALGGRMRVLIGSAFGATSPVATLSPTLYLDVQLPAGGALPLPALMPEMAIYAVEGALRLEDAAGRAMGQPAGTLAVPLGDGPVRIQAAEGEGPVRCVVIGGAPLDGPRHIWWNFVSDRKERIVQAADDWEAGRLGSVPGDPERIPLPERHFKP, via the coding sequence ATGGGCACCGATGCCGCTCCCCCCGACGACAACGGCGCTGCCGCGCCGCCCTTCCTGCTGCTGAACGGCCACGCCAAGGACCTGGGGGGCGGCTTCCATGTCCGGCGGCTGCTGCCCGCGCTGCAGCGCCGGTCCATCGGCCCCTTCGTCTTCTTCGACCATTTCGGGCCGGTGGATGTGCAGCCGGAGTCCGAGTACGACGTGCGCCCGCATCCGCACATCGGGCTCGCCACGGTCACCTACCTGTTCGACGGCGCGATCATGCACCGCGACAGCCTCGGCTCCGCCCAGGAGATCGCGCCCGGCGCCATCAACTGGATGACGGCCGGCCGCGGCATCGTGCATTCCGAACGGCGGCCCGAGCGGCTGCACGGGCGCTCGTATGTGAACCACGGTATCCAGCTCTGGGCCGCGCTGCCCTCGGAGCACGGGGAGACGGCGCCGTCCTTCGTGCATACGCCCGCCGACGCCATTCCGGAGGTGCACGACGCCCTCGGCGGGCGCATGCGGGTGCTCATCGGCAGCGCCTTCGGCGCCACCTCGCCCGTGGCCACGCTCTCGCCCACGCTGTACCTGGATGTGCAACTGCCCGCGGGCGGCGCGCTGCCCCTGCCGGCGCTCATGCCCGAGATGGCGATCTACGCGGTGGAGGGCGCGCTGCGGCTGGAGGATGCTGCCGGCCGCGCCATGGGCCAGCCCGCCGGCACGCTCGCTGTTCCGCTCGGCGACGGCCCGGTGCGGATACAGGCCGCGGAAGGAGAGGGGCCGGTGCGCTGCGTCGTGATCGGCGGTGCGCCGCTGGACGGCCCGCGCCACATCTGGTGGAACTTCGTCTCCGACCGCAAGGAGCGCATCGTGCAGGCCGCGGACGACTGGGAGGCCGGGCGCCTGGGCAGCGTTCCTGGCGATCCGGAGCGCATCCCGCTGCCCGAGCGGCATTTCAAGCCCTGA
- a CDS encoding sulfurtransferase has protein sequence MNHTDVLNISCYLFVPLPDAADLRDRIHSRCLEGHLKGTILLAEEGINLFLAGPASAVRGFVAWLRETDARFAPLDPKESWSATQPFRKMLVKVKREIIRMDHPAIRPAAGRAPAVDAPTLRRWLDQGHDDAGRPVVTLDTRNAFEVDHGTFEGAIDWRIAKFTEFPPALRAHKSALKDKTVVSFCTGGIRCEKAAILMREEGLEHVYQLEGGILKYFEQTDGAHYRGGCFVFDERAVLAADLSAPMVEVAAPGTPDATKK, from the coding sequence ATGAACCACACCGACGTCCTCAACATCTCCTGCTATCTGTTCGTGCCGCTGCCCGACGCAGCCGATCTGCGCGACCGCATCCACTCCCGCTGCCTGGAGGGCCACCTCAAGGGCACCATCCTGCTCGCCGAGGAAGGCATCAACCTGTTTCTTGCGGGCCCCGCGTCCGCCGTGCGCGGCTTCGTGGCATGGCTGCGGGAAACGGATGCGCGTTTCGCGCCGCTCGACCCGAAGGAAAGCTGGTCCGCCACGCAGCCCTTCCGCAAGATGCTGGTGAAAGTGAAGCGCGAGATCATCCGCATGGACCACCCCGCCATCCGCCCCGCCGCCGGGCGGGCACCCGCGGTGGACGCGCCCACGCTGCGCCGCTGGCTCGACCAGGGCCACGACGACGCGGGCCGGCCGGTGGTCACGCTCGACACCCGCAATGCCTTCGAGGTGGACCACGGCACGTTCGAAGGCGCCATCGACTGGCGCATCGCGAAGTTCACCGAATTCCCGCCCGCGCTGCGCGCGCACAAGTCCGCGCTCAAGGACAAGACGGTGGTGAGCTTCTGCACGGGCGGCATCCGCTGCGAGAAGGCCGCGATCCTCATGCGCGAGGAAGGGCTCGAACACGTCTACCAGCTCGAAGGCGGCATCCTCAAATACTTCGAGCAGACCGATGGCGCGCACTACCGCGGCGGCTGCTTCGTGTTCGACGAGCGCGCGGTGCTGGCCGCGGACCTGTCGGCACCGATGGTCGAAGTCGCGGCGCCGGGCACACCAGATGCTACTAAAAAGTGA
- a CDS encoding MinD/ParA family protein: MTDALSPRSTPPAPQAPAPGRPPAPTPAPAGARIIAITSGKGGVGKTFVSANLAAALTRRGHRVLVLDADLGLANLDVVLNLHPKVTLHDVFTGKADLEDAVIDAPGGFSVVLAGSGMVEYSRLTPEVRSEFLNVIQTLAPRFDVVLLDTGAGISDVVLFSVSLASEVLIVATPEPTSLTDAYAAIKVLATQQKRQYVRMVVNQAARPGDGRAITSQLQQVLDRFVTTESGRPMRLLHMGDIPADTSVRDAVMRRQLLLMQMPGCPAALAIAQLANKIDSTLLTPAA; this comes from the coding sequence ATGACCGACGCGCTGTCACCCCGTTCCACACCGCCGGCTCCGCAAGCCCCTGCGCCGGGCCGGCCCCCTGCCCCCACGCCCGCGCCCGCCGGTGCACGCATCATCGCCATCACCAGCGGCAAGGGTGGCGTGGGCAAGACCTTCGTTTCCGCCAACCTCGCGGCGGCCCTTACCCGCCGCGGGCACCGCGTGCTCGTGCTCGACGCCGACCTGGGCCTCGCCAATCTCGACGTGGTCCTGAACCTGCACCCCAAGGTCACGCTGCACGACGTGTTCACCGGCAAGGCCGACCTCGAAGACGCGGTGATCGATGCGCCCGGCGGCTTCTCCGTCGTGCTCGCCGGCTCCGGCATGGTCGAGTATTCGCGCCTCACCCCCGAGGTCCGCAGCGAGTTCCTCAACGTCATCCAGACCCTGGCGCCGCGCTTCGACGTGGTGCTGCTCGACACCGGCGCCGGCATCTCCGACGTGGTGCTGTTCTCGGTCTCGCTCGCGTCCGAGGTGCTGATCGTGGCCACGCCCGAGCCCACCTCGCTCACCGATGCCTACGCGGCCATCAAGGTGCTCGCGACCCAGCAGAAGCGCCAGTACGTTCGCATGGTGGTCAACCAGGCCGCGCGCCCGGGCGACGGCCGGGCCATCACCAGCCAGCTCCAGCAGGTGCTGGACCGCTTCGTGACCACCGAATCGGGCCGCCCCATGCGTCTGCTGCACATGGGCGACATCCCCGCCGACACCTCCGTGCGCGATGCGGTCATGCGGCGACAGCTGCTGCTGATGCAGATGCCGGGCTGCCCCGCGGCCCTGGCGATCGCGCAGCTGGCCAACAAGATCGATTCCACGCTGCTCACGCCCGCGGCCTGA
- a CDS encoding GGDEF domain-containing protein has product MRADTLDPHCLLHFVSESATPPSVDLRDLRLTTAHALVAQALGSEAAIPRDTPLHYLQGLIDGLCELSLKDPLTGLANRRHFRTVLEREIDRVTRAGEAALLLMLDIDHFKRVNDTYGHLAGDIVLQSVARTLSSCVRPMDTLSRYGGEEFAVVLPACQAGFGRVVAERIRRAVERTPVRISPTVELNITVSVGGAFALQWIRSTTLLWTERADSQLYKAKMAGRNRVSIEDQPDSTVSAEEKSLLFGPLYTPSGWGDLPPPLDSTGSAY; this is encoded by the coding sequence ATGCGCGCTGATACACTCGACCCACACTGTTTGTTGCATTTTGTGTCTGAATCTGCGACCCCTCCCTCCGTGGACCTGCGCGACCTGCGCCTGACGACAGCGCACGCTCTGGTCGCTCAGGCGCTGGGCTCCGAAGCCGCCATCCCGCGCGATACGCCCCTGCATTACCTGCAGGGCCTGATCGACGGCCTGTGCGAGCTGTCGCTGAAGGACCCCCTCACCGGCCTGGCCAACCGCCGCCATTTCCGCACCGTCCTGGAGCGCGAAATCGACCGCGTCACGCGCGCGGGCGAAGCGGCCTTGCTGCTGATGCTCGACATCGACCACTTCAAGCGGGTCAACGACACCTACGGGCACCTGGCCGGCGACATCGTGCTGCAGTCGGTGGCGCGCACCCTGAGCAGCTGCGTGCGGCCCATGGACACCCTCTCGCGCTACGGCGGCGAGGAGTTCGCCGTGGTGCTGCCGGCCTGCCAGGCCGGCTTTGGTCGCGTGGTCGCCGAGCGCATCCGCCGCGCGGTGGAGCGCACGCCTGTGCGCATCTCGCCCACGGTCGAGCTGAACATCACGGTCAGCGTGGGCGGCGCCTTCGCATTGCAATGGATCCGCAGCACCACGCTGCTCTGGACCGAGCGGGCCGACAGCCAGCTCTACAAGGCCAAGATGGCAGGCCGCAACCGTGTCAGCATCGAGGACCAGCCGGACAGCACCGTGAGTGCCGAGGAGAAGAGTTTGCTTTTCGGTCCGCTGTACACTCCCTCGGGTTGGGGCGACCTTCCCCCGCCCTTGGATTCCACAGGCAGCGCCTATTGA
- a CDS encoding SulP family inorganic anion transporter, with the protein MPPAPSPAPGPHPTATPPALSDRRRALQRWFPFLAWPRPGPQLLQGEFWAGMTVGLMLVPQGVAYAALAGMPLVTGIYASLVPALIAVLWSSSTRLGVGPTALTSLLIGASLTGMAEPGSAQWVALAAWMALLSGLVQLLLGAVRGGWLLNLVTSPVLSGFTQAAALLILASQLPALLGLRTTWHALAASPSIHHFDGTAAAFGLGSLALLTLARRWRSSFPSAIVIVGVAAIASRALGYADHDGAVVGHLPSGLPQPYWPGWLSWEQFGQLLMPVLVVTLVSFLETASSAKVEHQQGGTRWNENQDLIAHGLAKMGSGLCGSFATSASFSRSAINLYAGAKSGWATIFALALVLAVLLWLTPALYHVPQSVLAAVVVAAVTSLIKPAVLWRLWRISRVEALIGGLTFFLTLATAPRMYWGVLAGLVMNLCHFLYQRLHPRIIEVGQHPDGSLRDRHLWLLPPLAPALFAVRMDAELDFASAAALERRISDHLAAHPDMRHVCLFALPVNRIDVTGVECFARLRGLATAQGGALHVSGMKLPVEQVLRRAGLLDGPGLVLYRTDGEALMALQRLPL; encoded by the coding sequence ATGCCTCCCGCACCGTCTCCCGCCCCCGGTCCACACCCCACGGCCACGCCGCCCGCGCTGTCCGACCGACGCCGCGCCCTGCAGCGCTGGTTCCCTTTCCTGGCCTGGCCGCGGCCCGGTCCGCAGTTGCTCCAGGGCGAGTTCTGGGCCGGCATGACCGTGGGACTGATGCTGGTGCCCCAGGGCGTGGCCTATGCCGCCCTCGCCGGCATGCCGCTCGTGACAGGCATCTACGCCTCGCTCGTGCCGGCGCTGATCGCGGTGCTGTGGAGTTCCTCCACGCGCCTGGGCGTCGGCCCCACGGCCCTCACCAGCCTGCTGATCGGCGCCTCGCTCACGGGCATGGCCGAGCCGGGCAGTGCCCAGTGGGTGGCACTGGCGGCGTGGATGGCCCTGCTCTCGGGCCTGGTGCAACTGCTGCTGGGCGCGGTGCGGGGCGGCTGGCTGCTCAACCTGGTGACGTCGCCCGTGCTGAGCGGGTTCACGCAGGCAGCGGCGCTGCTGATCCTGGCTTCGCAGCTGCCGGCGCTGCTCGGGCTGCGCACCACCTGGCATGCGCTGGCCGCCTCGCCCTCGATCCACCATTTCGACGGCACGGCCGCCGCCTTCGGGCTGGGCAGCCTCGCGTTGCTGACGCTTGCGCGCCGCTGGCGCTCCAGCTTTCCGTCGGCCATCGTGATCGTGGGCGTGGCCGCCATCGCGAGCCGCGCGCTCGGCTATGCCGACCACGACGGGGCCGTGGTGGGCCACCTGCCGTCCGGCCTGCCGCAGCCCTACTGGCCCGGCTGGCTCAGCTGGGAGCAGTTCGGGCAGTTGCTGATGCCGGTGCTCGTGGTGACGCTGGTGAGTTTCCTGGAGACCGCGTCGTCGGCCAAGGTCGAGCACCAGCAGGGCGGCACGCGCTGGAACGAGAACCAGGACCTCATCGCCCACGGCCTCGCCAAGATGGGTTCGGGGCTGTGCGGCAGCTTCGCCACCAGCGCATCGTTCTCGCGGTCGGCAATCAATCTGTATGCCGGCGCCAAAAGCGGCTGGGCGACGATCTTCGCGCTGGCCCTCGTGCTGGCGGTGCTGTTGTGGCTCACTCCGGCGCTCTACCACGTGCCGCAGTCGGTACTGGCCGCCGTGGTGGTGGCCGCCGTGACCAGCCTCATCAAGCCGGCGGTGCTCTGGCGGCTGTGGCGCATCTCGCGCGTCGAAGCACTGATCGGGGGCCTGACGTTCTTCCTGACGCTGGCGACGGCGCCGCGCATGTATTGGGGCGTGCTGGCCGGCCTGGTCATGAACCTGTGCCACTTCCTCTACCAGCGGCTGCACCCGCGCATCATCGAGGTGGGTCAGCACCCCGATGGCAGCCTGCGCGACCGGCATCTGTGGCTGCTGCCGCCGCTGGCGCCCGCGCTCTTCGCGGTGCGGATGGATGCCGAACTCGACTTCGCATCCGCCGCGGCGCTCGAGCGCCGCATCTCGGACCACCTGGCGGCCCATCCGGACATGCGGCACGTGTGCCTTTTCGCGCTGCCGGTCAACCGCATCGACGTGACCGGCGTCGAATGCTTCGCGCGTCTGCGCGGGCTCGCCACGGCCCAGGGCGGAGCGCTCCACGTCAGCGGCATGAAGCTGCCGGTCGAGCAGGTCCTGCGCCGCGCGGGCCTGCTGGACGGGCCGGGCCTGGTGCTTTACCGTACCGATGGCGAAGCCCTGATGGCGTTGCAACGGTTACCCCTGTAG
- a CDS encoding BON domain-containing protein, producing the protein MTHDAPSPKSTQQRVLTILSATALAFGLAACNRQDEQTVGQKIDATIERTGEAASDAQRRMEAAATEASQASRQAAARAAEVMDDAGITAKVTAGLAQDAELSAIKIDVDTRNGIVTLSGPVKNDVARERASRIAENVKGVNSVVNQLTVAPGATG; encoded by the coding sequence ATGACGCACGATGCCCCTTCCCCCAAGAGCACCCAGCAGCGCGTGCTGACCATCCTGTCGGCCACCGCGCTCGCGTTCGGCCTGGCCGCCTGCAACCGGCAGGACGAGCAGACCGTCGGCCAGAAGATCGACGCCACGATCGAACGCACGGGCGAGGCCGCCTCCGATGCGCAGCGCCGCATGGAAGCCGCCGCCACCGAAGCCAGCCAGGCATCGCGCCAGGCCGCCGCCCGCGCTGCCGAAGTGATGGACGACGCCGGCATCACCGCGAAGGTGACCGCCGGACTGGCCCAGGATGCCGAACTGAGCGCCATCAAGATCGACGTGGACACCCGTAATGGCATCGTGACGCTGTCCGGCCCCGTGAAGAACGACGTGGCCCGCGAACGCGCCAGCCGCATCGCCGAGAACGTCAAGGGCGTGAACTCGGTGGTGAACCAGCTCACCGTCGCGCCGGGCGCCACGGGCTGA
- a CDS encoding PLP-dependent transferase, translated as MTLPDSDATPGSEPATRLIHHAYVPPAGFSAPQPAVHKASTVIFQNVAAMRAREWKDKTSYTYGLHGTPTSYILEERLCELEGGLQCVLMPSGLAAIANVALALLRSGDEVLIPDNSYGPNKALAEVELAHYGIRHTYYDPLDPADLAARISGATRLVWLEAPGSVTLEFPDLAEQVRICRERGVTTALDNTWGAGIAFNPFDLLGDGQSGVDVSVHALTKYPSGGGDVLMGSAVTRDPGLHLRIKLTHMRLGLGVGANDAEAVLRSLPSIGLRYGAHDMAARRLARWMADQPAVVQVLHPALPGSPGHEHWAALCARGGGEGAAAGLFSVVIGARHAQDRVDAFCDALKLFKIGYSWGGPMSLVVPYELRSMRSRPTPHLREGTVVRFSIGLEGVADLQADLAQALAAAFPAG; from the coding sequence ATGACCCTTCCTGACTCCGACGCCACGCCGGGCTCCGAGCCCGCGACACGCCTGATCCACCACGCCTACGTGCCGCCGGCCGGTTTCTCCGCGCCGCAGCCGGCCGTGCACAAGGCTTCCACCGTGATCTTCCAGAACGTGGCGGCCATGCGCGCCCGCGAGTGGAAAGACAAGACCAGCTATACCTACGGGCTGCACGGCACCCCTACCAGCTACATCCTGGAAGAACGCCTGTGCGAACTGGAGGGCGGCCTGCAGTGCGTGCTCATGCCCAGCGGGCTGGCCGCCATCGCCAACGTTGCCCTGGCCCTGCTGCGATCGGGCGACGAGGTGCTGATCCCCGACAACTCCTACGGCCCCAACAAGGCGCTCGCAGAGGTGGAGCTGGCCCATTACGGCATCCGCCACACCTATTACGACCCGCTCGACCCGGCCGACCTCGCCGCGCGCATCAGCGGCGCGACCCGGCTCGTCTGGCTCGAAGCGCCGGGCTCGGTCACGCTGGAATTCCCCGACCTGGCCGAGCAGGTGCGGATCTGCCGCGAGCGCGGTGTGACCACGGCGCTGGACAACACATGGGGGGCCGGCATCGCCTTCAACCCGTTCGATCTGCTGGGAGACGGGCAATCCGGCGTGGACGTGTCGGTGCATGCGCTCACCAAATACCCCAGCGGCGGCGGTGACGTGCTCATGGGCAGCGCGGTCACGCGCGACCCCGGGCTGCACCTGCGCATCAAGCTCACGCACATGCGCCTGGGCCTCGGGGTGGGCGCCAACGATGCCGAAGCCGTGCTGCGCTCGCTGCCGAGCATCGGCCTGCGGTACGGTGCGCACGACATGGCCGCGCGCAGGCTGGCGCGCTGGATGGCCGACCAGCCGGCGGTCGTGCAGGTGCTGCACCCCGCATTGCCGGGATCGCCCGGGCACGAGCACTGGGCCGCGCTCTGCGCCCGCGGGGGCGGGGAGGGCGCGGCCGCCGGGCTGTTCAGCGTGGTCATCGGCGCGCGGCATGCGCAGGACCGGGTGGATGCCTTCTGCGATGCGCTGAAGCTGTTCAAGATCGGCTACAGCTGGGGCGGGCCGATGAGCCTGGTCGTGCCCTATGAACTGCGGTCGATGCGCAGCCGCCCGACGCCCCACCTGCGTGAAGGCACGGTCGTGCGTTTCTCCATCGGGCTGGAAGGCGTGGCCGACCTGCAGGCCGACCTCGCCCAGGCCCTCGCGGCTGCGTTTCCCGCCGGCTGA
- a CDS encoding arylesterase: MRMDGFRRDFIVAAASAAVLGLYAPIAAAQPTAAAGGKPVILVVGDSLSAEYGLARGTGWVALLEKKLAQEKIAATVVNASVSGDTTAGGRSRLPGLLAQHRPTHVILELGGNDALRGLPLQGTEANLQAMAEASRKAGARVLIVGMQVPPNYGSDYTRRFEGVFASVARSTQSALVPFLLKGVADGPNPTAMFQADRIHPRAEAHPLMLANVWPELRRLLR, translated from the coding sequence ATGCGAATGGATGGATTCCGGCGAGACTTTATCGTGGCGGCCGCCAGCGCTGCCGTTCTGGGGCTTTATGCCCCCATCGCGGCCGCGCAACCCACCGCCGCGGCCGGCGGAAAGCCCGTGATCCTGGTGGTGGGCGATTCCCTGAGCGCCGAATACGGCCTGGCGCGCGGCACGGGCTGGGTGGCCCTGCTGGAAAAGAAACTGGCCCAGGAAAAGATCGCTGCGACGGTGGTGAACGCCAGCGTGAGCGGCGACACCACGGCCGGGGGCCGTTCGCGCCTGCCCGGCCTGCTGGCCCAGCACCGCCCGACCCACGTCATCCTCGAATTGGGTGGCAACGACGCGCTGCGCGGGTTGCCGCTGCAGGGCACCGAGGCCAACCTGCAGGCCATGGCGGAGGCCTCGCGCAAGGCCGGCGCCCGGGTGCTGATCGTGGGCATGCAGGTGCCCCCCAACTACGGCTCGGACTACACGCGGCGTTTCGAGGGCGTGTTCGCCTCGGTGGCCAGGAGCACGCAGTCTGCGCTGGTGCCCTTCCTGCTGAAGGGCGTGGCCGACGGGCCGAATCCCACGGCGATGTTCCAGGCGGACCGCATCCACCCGCGCGCCGAAGCGCACCCTCTCATGCTGGCCAACGTGTGGCCGGAGTTGCGCCGGCTGCTGCGCTGA
- a CDS encoding ABC transporter ATP-binding protein gives MSEHSPETPSQPAAPIIAVEHVHKSVTDSTGTLDILRDIDFRLAPRDTAAIVGASGSGKSTLLSIIAGLDTPTRGTVRLGGEDLFALGEDDRAALRARRMGFVFQSFQLLGNLTALENVMLPLELAQRRDARALATEMLGRVGLGQRLSHYPKVLSGGEQQRVALARAFVVQPDVLLADEPTGSLDFATGETIMRLMFDLNRELGTTLVLVTHDRGIAAQCDRRITIDAGRIAAEH, from the coding sequence ATGTCGGAACATTCGCCGGAAACACCGTCCCAGCCCGCCGCTCCCATCATCGCCGTGGAGCATGTGCACAAATCGGTGACGGATTCCACCGGCACGCTCGACATTCTGCGGGATATCGATTTCCGCCTCGCACCGAGGGACACCGCCGCCATCGTGGGCGCCTCGGGCTCGGGCAAGAGCACGCTGCTGTCGATCATCGCGGGGCTGGACACGCCCACGCGCGGCACGGTGCGGCTGGGTGGCGAGGACCTGTTCGCGCTCGGCGAGGACGACCGCGCCGCCCTGCGTGCGCGGCGCATGGGCTTCGTGTTCCAGAGCTTCCAGCTGCTGGGCAACCTCACGGCGCTGGAAAACGTGATGCTGCCGCTGGAGCTGGCCCAGCGCCGCGATGCGCGCGCGCTCGCCACCGAGATGCTGGGCCGCGTGGGGCTGGGCCAGCGCCTGTCGCACTATCCCAAGGTGCTCTCGGGCGGCGAGCAGCAGCGCGTGGCGCTCGCGCGGGCCTTCGTGGTGCAGCCCGACGTGCTGCTGGCCGACGAGCCCACCGGCAGCCTGGATTTCGCCACCGGCGAGACCATCATGCGGCTCATGTTCGACCTGAACCGCGAACTGGGCACGACGCTGGTGCTGGTCACGCACGACCGCGGCATCGCCGCGCAGTGCGACCGGCGCATCACCATCGATGCCGGCCGGATCGCGGCGGAGCACTGA